Proteins co-encoded in one Candidatus Tectomicrobia bacterium genomic window:
- a CDS encoding LysR family transcriptional regulator, whose amino-acid sequence MDIRQLEVFCQVMKSGSFSRAAKALGLSQPTASEHIKTLEEELGARLFDRLGRRVQPTRAGALLQAHAQRILQERERAKAAIEDFLGIVKGHLSLGASTIPGGFLLPGLLGGFKKRYPETTVSIRILDSGRVAGGVIEGEFQIGFTGARHSNAQLVYRLFARDELLLAVPPGHPLAGKRCIRAEDLAGEKLIVREEGSGTRSVAEERLRELGFEMRPGQVAAVLGNPQAVRTALKAGVGVAIVSRFAVAEDLAGGALREVEIQGFECIREFYSVVHKARSLSPLARGFLDYAHAAAPNGA is encoded by the coding sequence ATGGACATCCGGCAGCTCGAGGTCTTCTGCCAGGTCATGAAGTCGGGGAGCTTCTCCCGGGCGGCGAAGGCGCTCGGCCTCTCCCAGCCCACCGCCAGCGAGCACATCAAGACCCTCGAAGAGGAGCTGGGCGCCCGGCTCTTCGACCGCCTGGGCCGCCGCGTCCAGCCCACGCGCGCCGGGGCGCTCCTCCAGGCGCACGCCCAGCGGATCCTCCAGGAGCGGGAGCGGGCCAAGGCGGCCATCGAGGATTTCCTGGGCATCGTGAAGGGCCACCTCTCTCTCGGGGCCAGCACCATCCCCGGGGGATTCCTCCTGCCGGGCCTGCTCGGCGGCTTCAAGAAGCGCTACCCGGAGACCACGGTCAGCATCCGGATACTGGACTCGGGCCGGGTGGCGGGCGGGGTGATCGAGGGGGAGTTCCAGATCGGCTTCACCGGGGCCCGCCACTCGAACGCGCAGCTTGTCTACCGCCTCTTCGCCCGGGACGAGCTTCTCCTGGCCGTCCCCCCCGGTCACCCCCTGGCCGGGAAGCGGTGCATCCGCGCCGAGGACCTGGCGGGGGAGAAGCTGATCGTGCGCGAGGAGGGCTCGGGCACCCGGTCGGTGGCCGAGGAGCGGCTGCGCGAGCTGGGCTTCGAGATGCGGCCCGGCCAGGTGGCCGCCGTGCTGGGGAACCCCCAGGCCGTCCGCACCGCCCTCAAGGCGGGGGTGGGGGTGGCCATCGTCTCCCGCTTCGCCGTGGCCGAGGACCTGGCGGGCGGGGCGCTCCGCGAGGTGGAGATCCAGGGCTTCGAATGCATCCGGGAGTTCTACTCCGTCGTCCACAAGGCCCGCAGCCTGAGCCCCCTGGCCCGGGGCTTCCTGGATTACGCCCACGCCGCCGCCCCGAACGGTGCCTGA
- a CDS encoding VOC family protein, translated as MPAMDHIGYAVRDADGKRGMMEKLLGFTFLERKVYERPGNTSRLDFYECQGAVLELLENSNPEAPANKFIAARGEGLHHICFRVDDLRAVMAEWEGKGVKFTLRPLFGSRGGIITFTDPSTTGGLAIELVQYLKAGEPVPDWAQK; from the coding sequence ATGCCGGCGATGGACCACATCGGATACGCCGTCCGCGACGCGGACGGCAAGCGGGGGATGATGGAGAAGCTGCTCGGGTTCACCTTCCTCGAGCGCAAGGTGTACGAGCGGCCCGGCAACACCTCGAGGCTCGACTTCTACGAATGCCAGGGCGCCGTCCTCGAGCTCCTGGAGAACAGCAACCCCGAGGCCCCGGCCAACAAGTTCATCGCCGCCCGGGGCGAGGGACTGCACCACATCTGCTTCCGGGTGGACGACCTCCGCGCCGTCATGGCCGAGTGGGAGGGGAAGGGCGTGAAGTTCACCCTCAGGCCCCTCTTCGGCTCGCGCGGGGGCATCATCACCTTCACCGATCCCTCGACCACCGGAGGGCTCGCCATCGAGCTCGTCCAATACCTCAAGGCGGGCGAGCCCGTCCCGGACTGGGCGCAGAAATAA
- a CDS encoding alpha/beta hydrolase has translation MAVRAMRKVPWLIYFPEDYRWSFNVHIALAMARSGGGEVGEVDQVCRALRKKPGDEAAWFREWTRMGDRLRLRGESELKEGRRLTAAGNFQRASTYYQMGERFRIPKDKKALDAYRQSVRCFHRYAGLTDRPSIAPVDIPFGRKKLPAYFLPPQGRAKKKPPVVVLYNGFDGTKEMSVNWAADALTRRGMACLVADSPGVGEAIRFRGIHLRHDVEVAGSAILDWLEKRKDVDGRRAAIMAPSLGGYYAPRTASMEPRFKACVAWGAIWDYHAIWKRRIEAAFKMQLPVPGDHLTWSLKTRTLEEALKKLEKFRLDGVVQRMRCPFLLVHGLDDQQISLADARACFRAAGSKDKTLRVFRGPDGGAQHCNTDYLAPVVDFMADWLKEKLRA, from the coding sequence ATGGCCGTCCGCGCGATGCGCAAGGTGCCCTGGCTCATCTACTTCCCGGAGGACTACCGCTGGTCGTTCAACGTCCACATCGCCCTCGCCATGGCCCGCTCGGGGGGCGGCGAGGTGGGCGAGGTGGACCAGGTGTGCCGGGCCCTCCGGAAGAAGCCGGGGGACGAGGCGGCGTGGTTCCGCGAGTGGACCCGGATGGGGGACCGCCTGCGCCTGCGCGGAGAGTCCGAGCTCAAGGAGGGCCGCCGCCTCACCGCCGCCGGCAACTTCCAGCGCGCCTCGACCTACTACCAGATGGGGGAGCGCTTCCGAATACCTAAGGACAAGAAGGCGCTGGACGCCTACCGCCAGTCGGTCCGCTGCTTCCACCGCTACGCCGGGCTCACCGACCGGCCCTCCATCGCCCCGGTGGACATCCCCTTCGGACGCAAGAAGCTCCCGGCCTACTTCCTCCCGCCCCAGGGCCGGGCCAAGAAGAAGCCCCCGGTGGTGGTGCTCTACAACGGCTTCGACGGCACCAAGGAGATGAGCGTGAACTGGGCGGCGGACGCCTTGACGCGCCGGGGGATGGCCTGCCTCGTGGCGGACAGCCCGGGGGTGGGGGAGGCCATCCGCTTCCGGGGCATCCACCTGCGCCACGACGTCGAGGTGGCGGGCTCGGCCATCCTGGACTGGCTGGAGAAAAGAAAGGACGTGGACGGCCGCCGCGCCGCCATCATGGCGCCGAGCCTCGGGGGCTACTACGCCCCCCGCACCGCCAGCATGGAGCCGCGCTTCAAGGCCTGCGTCGCCTGGGGCGCCATCTGGGACTACCACGCCATCTGGAAGCGGCGCATCGAGGCCGCCTTCAAGATGCAGCTCCCGGTGCCGGGGGACCACCTCACCTGGAGCCTCAAGACCCGGACGCTGGAGGAGGCGCTGAAGAAGCTCGAGAAGTTCCGGCTCGACGGCGTGGTGCAGCGGATGAGGTGCCCCTTCCTCCTCGTCCACGGCCTGGACGACCAGCAGATCTCCCTGGCCGACGCCCGCGCCTGCTTCCGCGCCGCGGGCTCGAAGGACAAGACCCTCCGGGTCTTCCGCGGCCCCGACGGGGGCGCCCAGCACTGCAACACCGACTACCTCGCCCCCGTCGTGGACTTCATGGCCGACTGGCTCAAGGAGAAGCTGCGGGCGTAG
- a CDS encoding cupin domain-containing protein — translation MPFYKISEMETLREGESPLAEIKRVAGELMKAGVVTYHKGHGAPPHYHPRDEQFILVLEGRRYFILGDEERVVGPGDLVHIPRNTRHGGRSLDERCVMFVVKSPAGDGRLSQDYHAAADQEAVAARLDRKAKELA, via the coding sequence ATGCCCTTCTACAAGATTTCCGAGATGGAGACCCTGCGGGAGGGGGAGAGCCCCCTGGCCGAGATCAAGCGGGTGGCCGGGGAGCTCATGAAGGCGGGCGTCGTGACCTACCACAAGGGCCACGGCGCGCCCCCCCACTACCACCCGCGCGACGAGCAGTTCATCCTCGTGCTGGAGGGGAGGCGCTACTTCATCCTGGGGGACGAGGAGCGCGTCGTGGGACCCGGGGACCTCGTCCACATCCCCCGCAACACCCGCCACGGCGGGCGCTCCCTCGACGAGCGGTGCGTGATGTTCGTCGTGAAGAGCCCGGCCGGGGACGGGCGCCTGAGCCAGGACTACCACGCGGCAGCCGATCAGGAGGCCGTCGCCGCCCGCCTGGACCGGAAAGCGAAGGAGCTCGCCTGA
- a CDS encoding nucleotidyltransferase family protein, whose product MGKEAIGASAAQIRDFCRRWKVAELHLFGSVLREDFGPESDVDVLVTFSPEATWGLFDLVRMEEELSRLFGRKVDLVERPAVERSENYLRRESILSSIEPLYVEG is encoded by the coding sequence ATGGGAAAAGAGGCGATCGGAGCTTCTGCCGCACAGATACGGGACTTCTGCCGGAGATGGAAGGTGGCGGAGCTCCATCTGTTCGGCTCGGTCCTGCGGGAGGATTTCGGGCCGGAGAGCGATGTAGACGTCCTGGTCACCTTCTCTCCCGAAGCGACCTGGGGCCTGTTCGATCTGGTCCGGATGGAGGAAGAGCTCTCCCGGCTGTTCGGGCGGAAAGTGGACTTGGTGGAGCGGCCCGCCGTGGAGCGCAGCGAGAACTACCTCCGCCGGGAGAGCATCCTCTCCTCCATCGAGCCGCTTTATGTCGAGGGATGA
- a CDS encoding DUF86 domain-containing protein: MLLAARKIRRFAERASKDAFQADELAQMGLIHLIQIVGEAARGVSAEFRASHPEIPWQEVIGMRHRLVHDYLNVDLGRVWKTVEEDIPQLIRQLEKFVEDRK, translated from the coding sequence ATGCTCCTGGCGGCCCGGAAGATTCGCCGCTTCGCGGAGCGTGCCTCCAAAGATGCGTTCCAGGCGGACGAACTGGCACAGATGGGCCTGATTCATCTGATTCAGATTGTCGGCGAAGCGGCCCGCGGGGTCTCCGCGGAGTTCCGGGCATCTCATCCCGAAATTCCCTGGCAGGAGGTCATCGGGATGCGGCACCGGCTCGTGCACGATTACCTGAATGTCGACCTGGGCCGCGTCTGGAAAACGGTGGAAGAAGATATACCCCAATTGATCCGGCAATTGGAGAAATTCGTCGAAGACAGGAAATAA
- a CDS encoding methyltransferase domain-containing protein: MAVTPAQAAWQRETSVRTFAAGEDRPGLHARIGEAWLDAVREAMPPGAGHLDAGCGRGRMTWALACRWFPAGWSVGVDREEAPLAEAREQASRLGLGGARFVRGDIESQEYEAFLGGRAPGIVTAHLCMSPAIAERAARALPKGGVFAFAALHPALWSETGRPSRFALGEEEAERLLASLGFIPLFRRLETTVLRFRAPREAEEDLFQGGRAVPRWREDGRWDALMSYLRQGGATLTVRAQLQCVARKERA; encoded by the coding sequence ATGGCCGTCACCCCGGCCCAGGCCGCCTGGCAGCGCGAGACGAGCGTCCGCACGTTCGCGGCCGGAGAGGATCGCCCGGGCCTGCACGCGCGGATCGGGGAGGCCTGGCTCGACGCCGTGCGGGAGGCCATGCCGCCCGGGGCGGGGCACCTGGACGCGGGGTGCGGCCGGGGGCGGATGACGTGGGCCCTCGCCTGCCGGTGGTTCCCCGCCGGATGGTCCGTCGGAGTGGACCGCGAGGAGGCGCCGCTCGCCGAGGCGCGCGAGCAGGCCTCACGTCTTGGCCTCGGGGGCGCCCGCTTCGTCCGGGGAGACATCGAGAGCCAGGAGTACGAGGCCTTCCTGGGGGGCCGCGCCCCCGGAATCGTGACCGCCCACCTATGCATGAGCCCCGCCATCGCCGAGCGGGCCGCGCGGGCGCTGCCGAAGGGGGGCGTCTTCGCCTTCGCCGCCCTCCATCCTGCGCTCTGGAGCGAGACGGGCCGGCCGAGCCGCTTCGCCCTCGGGGAGGAGGAGGCCGAACGGCTCCTCGCTTCCTTGGGCTTCATCCCCCTCTTCCGCCGCCTGGAGACGACCGTGCTCCGCTTCCGGGCCCCGCGCGAGGCGGAGGAGGACCTCTTCCAGGGCGGCCGCGCCGTCCCCCGCTGGCGGGAGGACGGCCGCTGGGACGCCTTGATGTCCTATCTCAGGCAGGGGGGAGCCACCCTCACCGTCCGCGCCCAGCTCCAGTGCGTCGCGCGGAAGGAGCGCGCGTGA
- a CDS encoding CocE/NonD family hydrolase — protein sequence MRIDWDAPVPMEDGVVLRADVFRPMDEGKKYPVIMTYGPYAKGLAYQEGYKTVWEIFSRDHPEAIAGSSNKYQNWEVVDPEKWVPDGYVCVRVDSRGAGRSPGYMEIWSPRETQDFAQCIEWAGVQPWSNGKVGLNGISYYAMNQWMVAALQPRHLAAMCAWEGAADFYRDVSHQGGIFSTFCADWYDTQVRTVQHGLGERGPRSRVTGELVCGPETLSEEELGRNIDDYGESCFAHPLDDEHWKARTPDWSKVKTPFLSAASWGGQGLHPRGNFEAFYRAASKEKWLEAHGLEHWTHFYTPYGDAMQRKFFGHFLKGEDTSWKKQPRVLLQVRHVGERFAERRESEWPLKRTRWTKFYLNPNELTLGAKKASAGKTAYEGLGEGVTFMMPPFKAETEITGPAAAKLFVSSETEDADIFLVLRLFTPDMREITFSGTVDPHTPIGQGWLRASHRKLDKKLTRPWRPYHAHDEKQPLKPGRVYELDVEIWPTCIVVPAGHRIGLTVRGKDYVYPGEGLKLSNMKMPFTGCGPFLHDDPRDRPPRIFGKRVTLHAGGSRQPYLLLPVIPPKR from the coding sequence ATGCGGATCGACTGGGACGCCCCCGTCCCCATGGAGGACGGCGTGGTGCTGCGAGCCGACGTCTTCCGGCCCATGGACGAGGGCAAGAAATACCCCGTCATCATGACCTACGGCCCCTACGCCAAGGGCCTCGCCTACCAGGAGGGCTACAAGACGGTCTGGGAGATCTTCTCCCGCGACCATCCCGAGGCCATCGCGGGCTCCTCGAACAAGTACCAGAACTGGGAGGTGGTGGACCCCGAGAAGTGGGTGCCGGACGGCTACGTCTGCGTCCGGGTGGACTCGCGCGGCGCGGGCCGCTCGCCCGGCTACATGGAGATCTGGTCCCCGCGCGAGACCCAGGACTTCGCCCAGTGCATCGAGTGGGCCGGGGTCCAGCCCTGGAGCAACGGGAAGGTGGGGCTGAACGGCATCTCCTACTACGCCATGAACCAGTGGATGGTGGCGGCGCTCCAGCCCAGGCACCTGGCCGCCATGTGCGCCTGGGAGGGCGCGGCGGACTTCTACCGCGACGTGAGCCACCAGGGGGGCATCTTCAGCACCTTCTGCGCCGACTGGTACGACACCCAGGTGCGCACCGTGCAGCACGGCCTGGGGGAGCGCGGGCCCCGGAGCCGCGTCACGGGCGAGCTCGTCTGCGGCCCCGAGACGCTCTCCGAGGAGGAGCTCGGGCGCAACATCGACGACTACGGCGAGTCCTGCTTCGCCCATCCGCTCGACGATGAGCACTGGAAGGCGCGCACCCCGGACTGGTCCAAGGTCAAGACCCCCTTCCTCTCGGCCGCGAGCTGGGGCGGGCAGGGGCTTCACCCGCGCGGCAACTTCGAGGCCTTCTACCGCGCCGCCTCGAAGGAGAAATGGCTCGAGGCGCACGGCCTCGAGCACTGGACCCACTTCTACACCCCCTACGGCGACGCCATGCAGCGCAAGTTCTTCGGCCACTTCCTCAAGGGGGAGGACACAAGCTGGAAGAAGCAGCCCAGGGTGCTCCTCCAGGTCCGCCACGTGGGGGAGAGGTTCGCCGAGCGCCGGGAGAGCGAGTGGCCCCTCAAGCGCACCCGGTGGACCAAGTTCTACCTGAACCCGAACGAGCTGACCCTGGGCGCGAAGAAGGCCTCCGCCGGGAAGACCGCGTATGAGGGCCTGGGCGAGGGCGTCACCTTCATGATGCCCCCCTTCAAGGCCGAAACCGAGATCACCGGCCCCGCCGCGGCCAAGCTCTTCGTGTCGTCCGAGACCGAGGACGCGGACATCTTTCTCGTCCTGCGCCTCTTCACCCCGGACATGCGCGAGATCACCTTCTCGGGCACGGTCGACCCCCACACCCCCATCGGGCAGGGCTGGCTCCGGGCCTCCCACCGCAAGCTCGACAAGAAGCTCACCAGGCCCTGGCGGCCCTACCACGCGCACGACGAGAAGCAGCCCCTGAAGCCGGGGCGGGTGTACGAGCTCGACGTCGAGATCTGGCCCACCTGCATCGTGGTGCCCGCGGGCCACCGCATCGGGCTCACCGTGCGGGGCAAGGACTACGTCTATCCCGGCGAGGGCCTCAAGCTCTCGAACATGAAGATGCCCTTCACCGGCTGCGGGCCCTTCCTGCACGACGACCCGCGGGACCGCCCGCCCAGGATTTTCGGGAAGAGGGTCACCCTCCACGCGGGGGGCAGCCGGCAGCCTTACCTCCTCTTGCCGGTCATCCCGCCAAAGAGGTAA
- a CDS encoding AEC family transporter — protein MAALLRVAEIMFPVLALMGAGFTYGRWRKLDPRFITDLILFLMGPALMFDALARQRFDAGELIRAMGFSLAIQLIPGAAALAVRRAAGIRSRAFVPSVMIMNTVSLPYPLALLAFGEAGLAQVVLLSIPNVFIVFTLGIMLHGGRSQTMEPLRMPSLYASGAGILVSMLALPVPAFLLSFTHIAGRGMFPLELFALGYRLRSIRISDLRLSLFTVGLRFGLGFLTAWGIARVFALEETARAALFLVSCSPPAILNYIFAERYGQEGPLAASIVFTGTAASLLTTPLVLLYLQLA, from the coding sequence ATGGCCGCTCTCCTCCGCGTCGCCGAGATCATGTTCCCCGTCCTGGCGCTCATGGGGGCCGGCTTCACCTACGGCCGCTGGCGGAAGCTCGACCCCCGGTTCATCACCGACCTCATCCTCTTCCTGATGGGGCCCGCCCTCATGTTCGACGCCCTCGCCCGCCAGCGCTTCGACGCGGGGGAGCTCATCCGGGCGATGGGCTTCTCCCTGGCCATCCAGCTCATCCCGGGGGCCGCCGCCCTGGCCGTCCGCCGGGCTGCGGGCATCCGCTCGCGCGCCTTCGTGCCCTCGGTCATGATCATGAACACGGTCTCGCTGCCCTACCCGCTGGCCCTGCTCGCCTTCGGGGAGGCGGGGCTGGCCCAGGTGGTGCTCCTCTCCATCCCCAACGTGTTCATCGTCTTCACATTGGGCATCATGCTCCACGGGGGGCGCTCCCAGACGATGGAGCCCCTGCGCATGCCCTCTCTCTACGCATCGGGAGCGGGCATCCTCGTCTCGATGCTCGCCCTGCCCGTGCCGGCCTTCCTCCTGAGCTTCACCCACATCGCGGGCCGGGGGATGTTCCCGCTGGAGCTGTTCGCCCTGGGCTACCGGCTGCGATCGATCCGGATCTCCGACCTGAGGCTGAGCCTGTTCACGGTGGGGCTGAGGTTCGGCCTGGGCTTCCTGACGGCCTGGGGGATCGCCCGGGTCTTCGCGCTCGAGGAGACGGCGCGGGCGGCCCTCTTCCTCGTCTCCTGCAGCCCGCCGGCCATCCTCAACTACATCTTCGCGGAGCGCTACGGCCAGGAGGGCCCGCTCGCCGCCTCCATCGTCTTCACCGGCACGGCGGCCAGCCTGCTCACGACGCCCCTCGTCCTTCTCTACCTCCAGCTCGCCTGA
- a CDS encoding cytochrome c, with amino-acid sequence MRTRRLMLAPAVAAFFVLAAGPVARGADPAQVQKERLDTMKAINQAMREIKVYTGKGDFPQVLAAANRVAGLVAKIPSLSPEGSNVGKTRIKPEVWKNFGHYKELAETSVQAARALAGAAGKKDRAAVAKAFAALGDSCKTCHDPYRLPKKED; translated from the coding sequence GTGCGCACTCGGCGGCTCATGCTCGCGCCGGCGGTGGCGGCCTTCTTCGTCCTGGCGGCCGGCCCCGTGGCCCGGGGGGCGGACCCGGCCCAGGTGCAGAAAGAGCGTCTCGACACCATGAAGGCGATCAACCAGGCCATGCGCGAGATCAAGGTTTATACCGGAAAGGGCGACTTCCCCCAGGTCCTCGCGGCCGCGAACCGCGTGGCCGGGCTCGTCGCCAAAATCCCCTCGCTCAGCCCCGAGGGGAGCAACGTGGGCAAGACGCGCATCAAGCCCGAGGTGTGGAAGAACTTCGGCCACTACAAGGAGCTGGCGGAGACGTCGGTCCAGGCGGCCCGGGCGCTCGCCGGGGCGGCCGGGAAGAAGGACCGCGCCGCCGTGGCCAAGGCCTTCGCCGCCCTCGGCGACAGCTGCAAGACCTGCCACGACCCGTACCGCCTCCCCAAGAAGGAGGACTGA
- a CDS encoding TVP38/TMEM64 family protein, with the protein MAGGNGGTENGLRRRRRIFWAVAAGALLLAAGGLYFGREIADGVQYLIRLQGRRERFRLWINSYGAWGPLVFIGLQVLQVVFSPIPGEVTGFLGGYVFGVWTSTVYSTVGLSLGSWICFLLGRWLGRPFVEKLISRAVLDKFDFLVAGRGAFLAFVFFSIPGFPKDYMCYLLGLSPLSTRTFLLVATFGRIPGTIMLSLQGANLYDERYDLVAGIFIGALVVILLFWYFAEPIRLWLRRKAEG; encoded by the coding sequence ATGGCCGGGGGGAACGGGGGGACGGAGAACGGCCTGCGCCGCCGCCGGCGCATCTTCTGGGCGGTGGCCGCGGGCGCGCTTCTCCTCGCGGCCGGGGGCCTCTACTTCGGACGCGAGATCGCCGACGGCGTCCAGTACCTCATCCGGCTCCAGGGGCGGCGGGAGAGATTCCGCCTCTGGATCAACTCCTACGGCGCCTGGGGCCCCCTGGTGTTCATCGGGCTCCAGGTGCTCCAGGTGGTTTTCTCTCCCATCCCCGGCGAGGTCACCGGCTTCCTGGGCGGCTACGTGTTCGGGGTGTGGACCTCCACTGTCTACAGCACCGTCGGCCTGAGCCTGGGGAGCTGGATCTGCTTTCTCCTGGGCCGGTGGCTTGGCCGGCCCTTCGTCGAGAAGCTCATCTCCCGCGCCGTCCTGGACAAGTTCGACTTCCTCGTCGCAGGCCGGGGCGCCTTCCTGGCCTTCGTCTTCTTCTCCATCCCCGGTTTTCCCAAGGACTACATGTGCTACCTGCTGGGCCTGAGCCCCCTGAGCACGCGGACGTTCCTCCTGGTGGCCACGTTCGGCCGCATCCCGGGGACGATCATGCTGAGCCTCCAGGGAGCGAACCTCTACGACGAGAGGTACGATCTCGTGGCGGGTATCTTCATCGGCGCCCTCGTCGTGATCCTGCTCTTCTGGTACTTCGCCGAGCCCATCCGGCTGTGGCTGCGGAGGAAGGCGGAAGGGTGA
- a CDS encoding pyruvate carboxylase subunit B — MNLEQRVRRLVESAEVGVTDTTLRDAPQSLWATRMPNRLALGILPEIDAAGFFSLEAWGGATFDTALRFLGEDPWENLERLKAAAPKTPLQMLLRGQNGVGYGKAPNDVLRAFIREARRAGIDIFRTFDAMNDPRNLENAVRFVREAGGHSQVCASYTESPVHTPEYYIGFVDDLVERGLLDPESAGESFCLKDMAGVARPSPVAAIVRAVRRRYPRLLIQLHCHYSSGLAPAAYYAGVEAGANVIDGVISPMSHFTSFPAVETLAAMFEGAGREVRLDRSRFPAIRGYFLPHAEARHLARFQVPLDAGVLEHRIPGGMWTNYVLQLEGMGLGNRIREVLDRFPAVWEKLGYPPLVTPTSQVVGVEVALSVLRGEDYQRPTQVVDYINGVYGKPLGKLDPDLQRKIVGHNGPVDYEAPMEIPADALPRCEAELREKGLLQRPRDAVTYAMFPSQAVAFFLWRAGKGPCPREKEDPSLGPAELLRRDAARVAEAHRLLFGGWGAGAVHME, encoded by the coding sequence ATGAATCTGGAACAGAGGGTGCGCCGGCTGGTGGAGAGCGCCGAGGTCGGCGTCACCGACACCACCCTGCGGGACGCGCCCCAGTCCCTCTGGGCCACCCGGATGCCCAACCGGCTGGCGCTGGGCATCCTCCCCGAGATCGACGCGGCCGGTTTCTTCTCCCTCGAGGCCTGGGGCGGCGCCACCTTCGACACGGCCCTGCGGTTCCTGGGCGAGGACCCCTGGGAGAACCTCGAGCGGCTCAAGGCGGCGGCCCCCAAGACTCCCCTCCAGATGCTCCTCCGGGGCCAGAACGGCGTGGGCTACGGGAAGGCGCCCAACGACGTCCTGCGCGCCTTCATCCGCGAGGCCCGGCGCGCGGGGATCGACATCTTCCGCACCTTCGACGCCATGAACGACCCCCGGAACCTCGAGAACGCCGTGCGGTTCGTGCGCGAGGCCGGGGGGCACAGCCAGGTCTGCGCCAGCTACACCGAGAGCCCCGTCCACACGCCCGAGTACTACATCGGCTTCGTGGACGATCTCGTGGAGAGGGGGCTGCTCGACCCGGAGAGCGCGGGCGAGAGCTTCTGCCTCAAGGACATGGCCGGGGTGGCCAGGCCCTCGCCCGTCGCCGCCATCGTCCGGGCGGTTCGGCGAAGATACCCCCGCCTCCTGATCCAGCTCCACTGCCACTACTCGAGCGGCCTGGCGCCCGCCGCCTACTACGCGGGGGTCGAGGCCGGGGCGAACGTGATCGATGGCGTCATCTCCCCGATGAGCCATTTCACCTCCTTCCCCGCCGTCGAGACGCTCGCGGCCATGTTCGAGGGCGCGGGGCGCGAGGTCCGCCTGGACCGGTCCCGCTTCCCGGCCATCCGCGGCTACTTCCTGCCCCACGCCGAGGCGCGCCACCTGGCGCGGTTCCAGGTGCCGCTCGACGCGGGCGTGCTCGAGCACCGCATCCCGGGCGGGATGTGGACCAACTACGTACTCCAGCTCGAGGGCATGGGGCTGGGAAATCGGATACGGGAAGTGCTGGACCGCTTCCCGGCGGTCTGGGAGAAGCTGGGCTACCCGCCTCTCGTCACCCCCACCAGCCAGGTGGTCGGGGTGGAGGTCGCCCTGAGCGTGCTGCGCGGGGAGGACTACCAGCGGCCCACCCAGGTGGTGGACTACATCAACGGCGTGTACGGGAAGCCGCTCGGAAAGCTCGATCCGGATCTCCAGAGGAAAATAGTCGGGCATAACGGCCCCGTCGACTACGAAGCCCCCATGGAGATTCCCGCCGACGCGCTTCCCCGGTGCGAGGCGGAGCTTCGCGAGAAGGGCCTCCTCCAGCGCCCGAGGGACGCCGTCACCTACGCCATGTTCCCCTCCCAGGCGGTGGCCTTCTTCCTCTGGCGGGCGGGGAAGGGCCCCTGCCCCCGGGAGAAGGAGGACCCGAGCCTGGGCCCGGCCGAGCTCCTCCGCCGCGACGCGGCGCGCGTCGCCGAGGCGCACCGCCTCCTCTTCGGGGGCTGGGGCGCCGGTGCGGTGCACATGGAGTAG